TCATCTTTCGAATGCTGTCTTTTACTTGGGATATCCATATTTTTTATATCTAAAGTAATATCTCTATTATTCTCACATTTATTTTCCAATAGAGGATTTTCCAAATATTCTTTGTATAAGAATTCATTTAACTCTAAACTATCCATAGAAAGTATATTGAGTGACATAACTTGAGCCTGAGATAAAGTCTGTACCTGTGATATATTATGTTCTTGTTTTATATCCATGAGTCCCTCATTATGAAAAAGGAGCATCCTAAGATACCCCTTTCTCAAAAGTATTTCTACTTTTCATTATATGATTTTATGATTATATTAAGCGTTTTTAATAGCTTCTGTTAATAATGGAACTATTTTATTTAAATCGCCAACTACACCATAATCAGCAAAGCTGAAGATAGGAGCAGATTCATCTTTATTGATAGCAATGATAAGATCAGATTCTTCCATACCTGCGGCATGTTGAATAGCACCTGAAATACCGATAGCAAAGTAAACGTTAGGTCTAACTGTTTTACCTGTTTGACCTACTTGGATATCTTTTGCTACCCAACCTGCGTCAACACAAGCTCTTGAAGCAGAAACTTCACCGCCGATAGCTTCAGCTAAGTCTTCTAATAACTTGAAGTTTTCAGCACTACCAACACCACGTCCGCCTGATACTAAGATATTAGCTTCAGAAATATCAACTTTATCTTTTACGGCTTTAACAACTTCCAATACTTCTACGCATTTGTTGTTTTTAGCAAAGTCGATTTTTACTTCTTCAACGTTAGCTTTTACATCTTTAGGTTCGATTTTTTGCATAACGCCAGGTCTTACTGTAGCCATTTGTGGTTTGTTATCAGGACAAACGATTGTTGCCATTAAGTTACCACCGAATGCAGGTCTTGTAGCGTTTAAGAAAAGTTTACCTTCGTAACCTTTGTTTACGTTACCTAGTGCATTTTTAAATTCATCGATTTCAAGAACTGTACAGTCAGCTGTTAAGCCTGTAGCAACTCTTGCAGATACTCTAGGAGCTAAATCTCTACCGATTGCTGTAGCACCGTAAAGTACGATATCAGGTTTGTAATTTTTAATTATTTCATCCATAGCATGTGCATATGGTTCAGTTGTATATGTTTCTAAAGCAGGATCATCTACTACTAATACTTTATCTGCACCATATTTAGCTAATTCGTCAGCTAATCCTTTTACATCATGTCCTAAAAGAACAGCTGTAACGTCTGTTTTTAAAGCAGCAGCAAGCTTTGTAGCTTCACTTGTTAATTCTAAAGCAACATTGTTGATTACACCATCAACTTGTTGCGCGAAGACAAATACGCCTTTATATTCTTCAAAACTCATTATTTCAATTTCCTTTCCTAATTAATTAGATAATATGTTTTTCCTTTAATTTTCCTACAAGGTATTCAGAAGCTGCATCAGCATCTAATTCAACCTTTTCACCTGCAGCTTTAACAGCTTTAGGGAATGATTTAGCAACGTTTGTAGGAGAACCGGCTTTACCGATTTTTTCATCTTCAATATCAACATCTTTTCTTGTAATGATTTGGATGTCTTTCTTGAATGCATCAAAAATTCCGCCCGGTGTCATATATCTTGCTTTGTTTAAATCGCCAAGAGCTGTGATTAGGCAAGGCATTTGAGCTTTTTCTACATGATAACCATCATCGTATTGTCTTTCAACAGTGATGCTGTCATCTGTTACTTCAACAACTTTTTGAACATAAGAAATGTTTGGAATATCTAAATGTTCTGCAATTTGTGGTCCAACCTGAGCTGTATCACCATCGATAGCTTGTCTACCGGCAATGATTAAATCGTAATCCAATGTTTTGATAGCAGCAGCTAATGTATTTGATGTTGCAAGAGTATCAGCTCCACCGAATGGTCTGTCTGTTACTAATACACCTTTATCAGCTCCCATAGCAAAAGCTTCTCTTAAGATTTCTTCTGCAGCAGGAAGACCCATTGTAATAACAGTTACTTCTGCGCCAGTTTTATCTTTTATTTGAAGTGCAGCTTCAAGACCGGCTTTATCGTCTGGGTTCATAATAGCAGGAACGCCTTCTCTGATTAGAGTACCTGTTTTTTGATCAATTCTAACTTCATTTGTATCTGGAACTTGCTTAGCGCAAACTACAATTTTCACTATACTTCTCTCCTTTTCCTCTTATTATAATAAGCTTCCTGAGATTACCATTCTTTGTACTTCTGAAGTACCTTCATAGATTTCAGTAATCTTAGCGTCTCTCATCATACGTTCAACATCATATTCTCTTGTGTAACCATATCCACCATGAAGTTGAACAGCTTTTGTAGTAACTTCCATAGCAACTTCAGCAGCATATAATTTAGCCATAGCAGCCTCAACAGAGAATCTCTTCTTTGTATCTTTAGCTATTGCAGCTTTGTATACTAAATTTCTTGCAGCTTCAACTTTTGTTGCCATATCAGCAATTTGGAATTGTGTATTTTGGAATTTAGCGATAGGCCTGCCGAATTGTTTTCTTTCTTTAACAAATTCGATTGTAGCATCTAAAGCACCTTGAGCTAAACCAAGAGCTTGACATGCGATACCGATTCTACCACCATCAAGAGTTTGCATAGCAATACCAAATCCTCTACCTTCTTGACCAAGAAGATTTTCTTTAGGAATTCTGCAATCTGTAAAGATTAATTCATATGTAGAAGAACCTCTAATACCCATTTTCTTTTCTTTAGTACCGAAAGTGAAACCAGGTGTTCCCTTTTCTACGATAAATGCAGAGATACCTTTTGTACCTTTAGACTTATCAGTCATTGCAAATATTACATATGTATCAGCTTCTTTACCGTTTGTGATAAAGATTTTTGATCCGTTAAGTACATATTCATCTCCGTCTAAAACGGCTTTTGTTTGTTGTCCTGATGCGTCTGTACCTGCGTTTGGTTCAGTTAAACCGAATGCACCAAGTTTTTCGCCACTGATAAGTGGTCTTAAATATTTTTCTTTTTGTTCCGGTGTACCGAATTTTTCGATAGGACCAGCACCTAATGATGTATGTGCTGAAACGATAACGCCTGTAGTACCGCATACTCTGGATAATTCTTCAACACATATAGCATATGTTAATGTGTCACAGCCTTGTCCTCCGTATTCTTTAGGCATAGGAATTCCAAGGAATCCTAATTTTTGCATTTTTGCAACAGTTTCACTAGGGAAAACTTCTGTTTCATCTACCTCTTGAGCTAGAGGTTTTACTTCTGTTTCAGCGAATTCTCTGAAAAGAGTTCTCGCCATTTCATGCTCTTTACTTAATGTAAAATCCATTTGTTTTGAATCCTCCTATTTATAATCATAAAATCCTTTGCCAGATTTTTGACCTAATTGACCGCCACGTACCATTTTCTTAAGTAATGTGTGTGGACGATATTTAGGGTCGCCAGTTTCAGTGAAAAGTACATTCATAATTGCTAAGCAAATATCAAGACCAATCATATCACCTAATGCCAATGGTCCCATTGGATGGTTAGCACCAAGTTTCATAGCTGCGTCAATACCTTCTACACTAGCAACGCCTTCAGCATAAATACCGATAGCTTCATTAATCATAGGAATTAAGATTCTGTTTACTACAAAGCCAGGAGCTTCAGCAACTTCTACCGGAGTTTTACCGATTTCTTCAGAAATTTCCTTAATTTTATCCACTGTTTCAGCCGGAGTATTTAAACCTGCGATAACTTCTACTAATTTCATTACAGGAGCCGGATTGAAGAAGTGCATACCAATGATAGGTCTGTTTACACCTGCTCCGATTTCTGTAACGGAAAGTGATGAAGTATTTGTAGCGAAGATACAATCTTCTTTACAAATTTTATCTAATTCTTTAAATGTGTCTTGTTTGATAGACATAACTTCTAGTACAGCTTCTACGATCAAATCGCAGTCACCGCAAATATCTTTAACACCTGTTGTGATTTTTCCTAAGATTTCGTCAGCTTTGGCTTGTTCCATCTTGCCTCTTGCTACTCTTTTGTTTAAACCTGATTCGATTCTTTTTTTACCGTTTGCTGCAAATTCTTCGTTAATATCACATAAGCAAACTTCATAACCTTCTGTTTGTGCGAATGCTTGAGCAATACCTGAACCCATTGCGCCAGCACCAATAATACCTACTTTCATTCTTATCCTCCGTATTAATTATTATTTATAGTCTAGGAATGATCCTAGACTATTTTTACTTATTTATAAACTATTTATTTTGGAATTCAGCTTTACCTTTTTCAAGGAATGCTTTCATACCTGCTTTTTGATCTTCACTGTTGAAGCAGTCTCCGAATAATTTTTCTTCTACTACTATAGCTTGATCCATATCTACTTGTAAACCGTCATTCATAGCCTTTTTACAGTTTCTTACTGCAATCGGAGCTTGTTTTGCGATCTTTCCTGCTAATTTCATAGCTGCAGGCATTAATTCTTCAGGAGAGTAAACAGCGTTTACTAATCCTACTTCTAAAGCTTTATCAGCTTTAATGTTATATCCCGCATATACTAATTCTTTAGCCATACCGATACCGATTATTCTGCCAAGTCTTTGTGTTCCGCCAAATCCAGGAGTAATACCAAGACCTACTTCAGGTTGACCGAATACAGCTTTATCAGAACAAATTCTGATATCGCAGCTCATTGCCAATTCATTTCCGCCGCCAAGTGCAAAACCGTTGATTGCTGCAATAACCGGAAGTGGGAATGTTTCAATTTTTCTAAATATATCATTACCGAATTTACCGAAAGCTTCGCCTTCTTCTGCTGTCATTGTGCTCATAGCACCAATATCAGCGCCTGCAACAAATGATTTACCTGCACCTGTTACAACTACTGCTCTTGTAGTATCTAAATCAATAGCGTCAAATGCAGCTTCTAAATCTTTTAATACTTCTTCATTTAAAGCATTTAAAGCTTTTGGACGATCAATAGTAACGATACCTACAAAACCTTCTTGTTCATACTTAACAAAACCCATTATTTAATATCTCCTTAAAATTAATTACTAATTTAAATTAGTCTCTTTCAACGATAGTAGCACAACCCATACCACCACCGATACAAAGTGTAGCTAAACCTTTTTTAGCATCTTGTTTTTGCATTTCATGTAATAATGTTACAAGTATACGACAACCTGAAGCACCAACAGGATGACCAAGAGCTATAGCTCCGCCGTTAACGTTTAATTTAGATAAATCAAATCCTAAATCTTTACCAACAGCAACTGATTGAGCAGCGAAAGCTTCGTTAGCTTCGATTAAATCGAAGTCTTCAACTTTCATGCCTGTTTTAGCTAAAACTTTCTTTGTTGCAGCAACAGGACCGATACCCATTATTGTTGGGTCAACACCTGCAAGGGCACCTGCAGTCCATGTAGCCATAGGTGTAACACCTAATTCTTTAGCTTTTTCTTCACTCATTACAACTATTGCAGCCGCACCGTCATTGATACCGGAAGCATTACCTGCAGTAACTTTTCCATCTTTATTGATTGGTCTAAGTTTAGCTAATGTTTCAGGAGTTGTTCCAGGACGAGGTCCTTCATCTTTATTAAATACTATTGTTTCTTTTCTCTTTTTAACTTCTACAGGAACGATTTCATCATCGAATTTTCCTGCTTCTTGTGCTGCGATAGCTTTTTGTTGACTAGCTGCAGCAAATTCATCTAATTCTTCTCTTGAAAGATTCCATCTTTCATCAACACAAATATTGTCTGCTGTTTGAATCATGTGATATCCGTTGAATGCATCCCATAACGCATCATTAACCATTGTATCAACTAATGTCGCATTATTCATTCTATGTCCGTAACGACCGTTCATATCAGCATATGGAGCCATTGACATATTTTCCATACCGCCTGCTACTACGATATCAGCATCACCTGCATTAATCATTTGAGCAGCCATGTTAACACAGTTAAGACCTGAACCGCAAACTACGTTGATTGTAACGGCAGGTACTTCGATAGGTAAACCTGCATCGATTGACGCTTGTCTTGCTACGTTTTGACCTAAACCAGCTTGGATTACGCAACCCATATATACTTGATCAACTTGATCAGCCGGTACATTAGCTCTTTTTAAAGCTTCTTTGATTACGATTGAACCTAATTTTCTGGCAGGAGTCGTACTTAAAGTCCCACCCATTGTACCAATTGCAGTACGGCAAGCGCCTGCTAAAACTACTTTTTTTGCCATATTTTTTCCTCCTAAAATAAAACCTTTTTTTTATCATAGCAAAGGCAAGGCTATGAACTTATATATATAAGTCGGTGTATTACCAAACTTTTATAAACAATAAACTACCAAACCCTTTATAAATAAAGGATTTTATTTGGCATTATATATAATAATTATATAATAATACCTAAAACATTACAATGAATATTTATTAATTAATCAATTTAAAAATTATATTAAATTATTTTTCATTTTTCATCTTTTCTCTAAGATGCATTGATAAAAATGCAAGTGAAGCCGCAGTATTCTCATGCTGAACGAGGATATTATCCGGAACAACCAAATGACAAGGTGCAAAATTCCAAATCGCAAGTATCCCGCACTCTACCAGTTTGTCACAAGCTTCCTGTGCATTTTCCGCTGAAACTGTTATGATCCCTATATGTATATTATTTTTCTTACATACTCTATCAAGCATATCAATATGATAAATGGGCTTTCCTTTGAATTTCTTACCTACAACCGCATTATCGACATCAAATGCCGCCACTATTTCAAGTCCGTAATCCTCATAGCCGTTATAAGAAAGAAGCGCTCTGCCAAGCTGTCCCGCACCTATCAAAACTGCTTTATCGGTTTCATCATAACCAAGAAATACTTTAATATCCGAAATCAGGGTATCGACATTATATCCAAGTCTGGGTTTACCGCCGGTTGAACTTATTGCAGCCAAATCTTTTCTCACCTGAACTTCATTGAGTTTTAAATCGCTTGCAATAGTCGGAGAAGATATATTTTTAACATTCTCTCTTTTTGCCCAATTCAGATAGTTTAAATAAGAAGGTAATCTTTGTAATGCCTGTTTTGATATAGAGTATTTTTTCATTTTTATGTATAGGCTCCCTTCTTATATATCAGTATTTTTTTATCAGTATAATTATACTGATTTATTTAAACTATGTCAATAAAAATAAACTTTATTTTAAAAATAAATATGTAAAAAAAATGAAATTAAATAGAGGCTTTCACAGGTTATTATTTAGTGAAAACCTCTAAATCGGGAACTTTAAATTCATATCCGAAAACATTTAAAACTTTATCTGTTTCATTATTATTTTCTACAAGCAAATTGGAATTTGTATTTTCATAAGTATCATAGTACATATCGGTTAAATCATACACCAAATATCCGGCAAAAGTTATTATCATAATCAGTAAACAAATCATAATAGGTAAAGATATATTTCTTCTTCTATGCATTATTTACCTTTCATATCTTTTTTTATTACTTCACCGACAACTCGTCCCATAAGTTTCGCAGTATTTTTCGAATCCTGCAGATTATTAAGATTACTGCCGACTTCGAAAAGTATACTGTTACTGCTTAACCACTGGTTATACCTGTAAGGCTCCCTTTTTGTAACTCCGAGACAAATCGACGGGTACATTTTATCAAACTGATTATTAACTTTATCGGCAAATTTTAAATTCTTGCCGGAATTTTTATGATCCATACCTAACACTATCATCACCTTAGCAACATTTGTGCTTCCTACTTTTGCTTTATATTTTACATTATTATTTGAAGATGGAAGACCATCTCTATGTATATCAAAAACGTATTTTATACTCGGATTATCTTTTAATATTTTTTCAGCACTCTTAAGAGAATTATCATAAGCTGCATTATAGCTTGGATAGTCATGCTGAGCCGTATCATGGATGCTTTCTATACCATATTCATTTTTAAGTACATTGACCATTTCCTTACCCACAGCGACCATATTTTCGTTATTATTCCTTGAACGATATGTTCCCTTATTCGTTTTATCTTTAAAAGACTCGGTAGCATGAGTATGATATATCAAAACAAGCGGTTTATTTGTTGCCTTATTATCGGTAGAAGTACTGTCATTCATTTTCTTCTTGGCTGCTACCAATTTGGTTGTATCATCTTTAGTATCGTTTGTTATATCCTTTTTTATTTTAACTTCTTCATAGCCTGTCTCATTTAAATGCAAAAAAGGGAGTGCTGATACAAGTATGTTTTTTGTAAATCCATAAGAGCTTCCTTTTTTTTC
The DNA window shown above is from Anaerofustis stercorihominis DSM 17244 and carries:
- a CDS encoding enoyl-CoA hydratase-related protein; the encoded protein is MGFVKYEQEGFVGIVTIDRPKALNALNEEVLKDLEAAFDAIDLDTTRAVVVTGAGKSFVAGADIGAMSTMTAEEGEAFGKFGNDIFRKIETFPLPVIAAINGFALGGGNELAMSCDIRICSDKAVFGQPEVGLGITPGFGGTQRLGRIIGIGMAKELVYAGYNIKADKALEVGLVNAVYSPEELMPAAMKLAGKIAKQAPIAVRNCKKAMNDGLQVDMDQAIVVEEKLFGDCFNSEDQKAGMKAFLEKGKAEFQNK
- a CDS encoding acyl-CoA dehydrogenase; the protein is MDFTLSKEHEMARTLFREFAETEVKPLAQEVDETEVFPSETVAKMQKLGFLGIPMPKEYGGQGCDTLTYAICVEELSRVCGTTGVIVSAHTSLGAGPIEKFGTPEQKEKYLRPLISGEKLGAFGLTEPNAGTDASGQQTKAVLDGDEYVLNGSKIFITNGKEADTYVIFAMTDKSKGTKGISAFIVEKGTPGFTFGTKEKKMGIRGSSTYELIFTDCRIPKENLLGQEGRGFGIAMQTLDGGRIGIACQALGLAQGALDATIEFVKERKQFGRPIAKFQNTQFQIADMATKVEAARNLVYKAAIAKDTKKRFSVEAAMAKLYAAEVAMEVTTKAVQLHGGYGYTREYDVERMMRDAKITEIYEGTSEVQRMVISGSLL
- a CDS encoding electron transfer flavoprotein subunit beta/FixA family protein, which encodes MKIVVCAKQVPDTNEVRIDQKTGTLIREGVPAIMNPDDKAGLEAALQIKDKTGAEVTVITMGLPAAEEILREAFAMGADKGVLVTDRPFGGADTLATSNTLAAAIKTLDYDLIIAGRQAIDGDTAQVGPQIAEHLDIPNISYVQKVVEVTDDSITVERQYDDGYHVEKAQMPCLITALGDLNKARYMTPGGIFDAFKKDIQIITRKDVDIEDEKIGKAGSPTNVAKSFPKAVKAAGEKVELDADAASEYLVGKLKEKHII
- a CDS encoding redox-sensing transcriptional repressor Rex; amino-acid sequence: MKKYSISKQALQRLPSYLNYLNWAKRENVKNISSPTIASDLKLNEVQVRKDLAAISSTGGKPRLGYNVDTLISDIKVFLGYDETDKAVLIGAGQLGRALLSYNGYEDYGLEIVAAFDVDNAVVGKKFKGKPIYHIDMLDRVCKKNNIHIGIITVSAENAQEACDKLVECGILAIWNFAPCHLVVPDNILVQHENTAASLAFLSMHLREKMKNEK
- a CDS encoding acetyl-CoA C-acetyltransferase — protein: MAKKVVLAGACRTAIGTMGGTLSTTPARKLGSIVIKEALKRANVPADQVDQVYMGCVIQAGLGQNVARQASIDAGLPIEVPAVTINVVCGSGLNCVNMAAQMINAGDADIVVAGGMENMSMAPYADMNGRYGHRMNNATLVDTMVNDALWDAFNGYHMIQTADNICVDERWNLSREELDEFAAASQQKAIAAQEAGKFDDEIVPVEVKKRKETIVFNKDEGPRPGTTPETLAKLRPINKDGKVTAGNASGINDGAAAIVVMSEEKAKELGVTPMATWTAGALAGVDPTIMGIGPVAATKKVLAKTGMKVEDFDLIEANEAFAAQSVAVGKDLGFDLSKLNVNGGAIALGHPVGASGCRILVTLLHEMQKQDAKKGLATLCIGGGMGCATIVERD
- a CDS encoding electron transfer flavoprotein subunit alpha/FixB family protein; this translates as MSFEEYKGVFVFAQQVDGVINNVALELTSEATKLAAALKTDVTAVLLGHDVKGLADELAKYGADKVLVVDDPALETYTTEPYAHAMDEIIKNYKPDIVLYGATAIGRDLAPRVSARVATGLTADCTVLEIDEFKNALGNVNKGYEGKLFLNATRPAFGGNLMATIVCPDNKPQMATVRPGVMQKIEPKDVKANVEEVKIDFAKNNKCVEVLEVVKAVKDKVDISEANILVSGGRGVGSAENFKLLEDLAEAIGGEVSASRACVDAGWVAKDIQVGQTGKTVRPNVYFAIGISGAIQHAAGMEESDLIIAINKDESAPIFSFADYGVVGDLNKIVPLLTEAIKNA
- a CDS encoding 3-hydroxyacyl-CoA dehydrogenase NAD-binding domain-containing protein, encoding MKVGIIGAGAMGSGIAQAFAQTEGYEVCLCDINEEFAANGKKRIESGLNKRVARGKMEQAKADEILGKITTGVKDICGDCDLIVEAVLEVMSIKQDTFKELDKICKEDCIFATNTSSLSVTEIGAGVNRPIIGMHFFNPAPVMKLVEVIAGLNTPAETVDKIKEISEEIGKTPVEVAEAPGFVVNRILIPMINEAIGIYAEGVASVEGIDAAMKLGANHPMGPLALGDMIGLDICLAIMNVLFTETGDPKYRPHTLLKKMVRGGQLGQKSGKGFYDYK
- the spoIIP gene encoding stage II sporulation protein P, with the protein product MLSGIFKNKAFILACLLIFNFSIPISIKNHIDEKTKNAAIYKDILKQSVAVMNDNAAKEEKKGSSYGFTKNILVSALPFLHLNETGYEEVKIKKDITNDTKDDTTKLVAAKKKMNDSTSTDNKATNKPLVLIYHTHATESFKDKTNKGTYRSRNNNENMVAVGKEMVNVLKNEYGIESIHDTAQHDYPSYNAAYDNSLKSAEKILKDNPSIKYVFDIHRDGLPSSNNNVKYKAKVGSTNVAKVMIVLGMDHKNSGKNLKFADKVNNQFDKMYPSICLGVTKREPYRYNQWLSSNSILFEVGSNLNNLQDSKNTAKLMGRVVGEVIKKDMKGK